A window of the Miscanthus floridulus cultivar M001 chromosome 14, ASM1932011v1, whole genome shotgun sequence genome harbors these coding sequences:
- the LOC136503749 gene encoding uncharacterized protein: MSETAISTNPVLSRAVALTHRERGAVPQLALSAAAAASDSGSAVDALVSQLCLGFAASSAAALEELTCSAPALPAPSAAAAVSAVGALLDSANAGGMDLRGRAMAALDALASSDTGTPRARPWRRRPAAPADGGVVGRGRGRARRGGGTPGRLRLLDEGMMMMRSCLSGGLPVAVMLCLNAGYGVAQLSMSFVAATASLQLCKLKQIDLNFRKSRPKLTLEIFAYIFVTAALGDQLTISIVGATEKAEKDEIMKVGMKFFFLI, encoded by the exons ATGTCCGAAACGGCCATCTCTACTAACCCTGTCCTCTCTCGCGCAGTTGCGCTCACGCACAGAGAGAGAGGCGCCGTGCCCCAGCTAGCCCTCTCCGCCGCAGCCGCGGCCTCCGATTCCGGCTCCGCCGTGGACGCGCTCGTCTCCCAGCTCTGCCTGGGGTTCGCGGCCTCCAGCGCCGCTGCGCTGGAGGAGCTGACGTGCTCCGCGCCCGCGCTGCCGGCGCCCTCTGCGGCCGCGGCCGTCTCCGCGGTGGGGGCGCTGCTCGACTCCGCCAACGCCGGCGGCATGGATCTCCGCGGCCGGGCCATGGCCGCGCTGGATGCCCTCGCGTCCTCGGATACCGGCACGCCGCGCGCCCGTCCCTGGCGTAGGAGGCCGGCTGCTCCCGCTGACGGCGGCGTCGTGGGACGCGGCCGTGGCCGCGCGCGGCGGGGTGGCGGCACTCCTGGCCGCCTGCGCCTGCTGGATGAGGGCATGATGATGATGCGGTCCTGCCTCTCTGGTGGCCTGCCGGTGGCGGTCATGCTATGCCTCAACGCCGGTTATGGTGTCGCTCAGCTCAGCATGTCTTTTGTTGCTGCAACTGCAAGTTTGCAACTCTGCAAGCTGAAACAGATAGATTTGAATTTCAGGAAGTCGAGGCCAAAGCTGACGCTGGAGATCTTCGCCTACATCTTCGTCACTGCGGCGCTAGG TGATCAGCTTACCATCTCGATTGTAGGCGCTACAGAGAAGGCTGAGAAAGATGAGATCATGAAGGTAGGAATGAAGTTCTTTTTTTTAATATAG